One Triticum dicoccoides isolate Atlit2015 ecotype Zavitan chromosome 5B, WEW_v2.0, whole genome shotgun sequence genomic window carries:
- the LOC119310839 gene encoding squamosa promoter-binding-like protein 17 isoform X2 has product METGGSGGGDGGGRRPGDDLHGLNFGQKIYFEQEVAGSSSSGGRKGKGPAPARAGGGGGGSGASTPVAGGNASQPRCQVEGCGVDLSGGKTYYCRHKVCLEHSKAPLVVVAGIEQRFCQQCSRFHQLPEFDQGKRSCRRRLAGHNERRRKPPPGPMSTRYGRLAASFNDPGRLRSFLLDFSYPTAPAGVRDPWPAVQPGDHRMPGTTHWQGSHHEHHPHRSAVAGYGDHHAYNGQGSSSGGGGAPMIPGGFELPSDECMAGVAADSSCALSLLSTQPWDSSAHSSSHNRSPAMSTTSAFQGSPVAPSVMASNYMAASSSGSWGSPRGARSMQHHHHHMQHDTVMSEVHPSSVHHGQFGELELALQQGRASPNPPHAEHGSGGAFSHSSNAMNWSL; this is encoded by the exons atggagaccgggggcagcggcggcggcgatggcggcgggagACGGCCCGGGGACGACCTCCACGGGCTCAACTTCGGCCAGAAGATCTACTTCGAGCAGGAAGTGGCTGGGTCCTCCTCCTCGGGTGGCAGGAAGGGCAAGGGCCCCGCCCCCgcccgagcaggaggtggaggtggagggtcagGAGCCTCCACCCCCGTGGCCGGCGGCAACGCCTCGCAGCCGAGGTGCCAGGTGGAGGGGTGCGGCGTGGATCTGAGCGGCGGCAAGACCTACTACTGCCGCCACAAGGTGTGCTTGGAGCACTCCAAGGCGccgctcgtcgtcgtcgccggcatcGAGCAGCGCTTCTGCCAGCAGTGCAGCAG GTTTCACCAGCTACCTGAATTTGACCAAGGAAAACGAAGCTGCCGCCGACGCCTCGCCGGTCATAACGAGCGCCGGAGGAAGCCGCCGCCCGGGCCTATGTCTACACGCTATGGCCGGCTTGCTGCGTCCTTCAACG ATCCAGGGAGGCTCAGAAGCTTTCTGCTGGATTTCTCGTACCCGACGGCCCCGGCCGGCGTGAGGGACCCGTGGCCGGCCGTTCAGCCCGGCGACCACCGCATGCCTGGCACCACCCACTGGCAGGGCAGCCATCATGAACACCACCCTCACCGCAGTGCAGTTGCGGGATACGGCGACCACCACGCGTACAACGGCCAGGGGAGCAGCTCGGGGGGAGGCGGCGCGCCGATGATCCCGGGCGGCTTCGAGCTCCCCTCGGACGAATGTATGGCGGGTGTCGCCGCCGACTCCAGCTGTGCTCTCTCTCTTCTGTCAACTCAGCCATGGGATAGTAGTGCCCACAGCTCCAGCCACAACCGGTCCCCGGCGATGTCGACGACCAGCGCCTTCCAGGGCAGCCCGGTGGCGCCCTCCGTCATGGCCAGCAACTACATGGCGGCAAGCAGCAGCGGCTCCTGGGGCAGCCCCCGGGGCGCCAGGAGCATGCAGCACCACCACCATCACATGCAGCATGACACGGTCATGAGCGAGGTCCATCCGAGCTCGGTTCACCACGGCCAgttcggcgagctcgagctcgcgcTGCAGCAGGGAAGGGCCTCGCCGAACCCGCCGCACGCCGAGCACGGGTCCGGCGGGGCCTTCAGCCACTCCAGCAACGCGATGAACTGGTCTCTGTAG
- the LOC119310839 gene encoding squamosa promoter-binding-like protein 17 isoform X1, with amino-acid sequence METGGSGGGDGGGRRPGDDLHGLNFGQKIYFEQEVAGSSSSGGRKGKGPAPARAGGGGGGSGASTPVAGGNASQPRCQVEGCGVDLSGGKTYYCRHKVCLEHSKAPLVVVAGIEQRFCQQCSRFHQLPEFDQGKRSCRRRLAGHNERRRKPPPGPMSTRYGRLAASFNEDPGRLRSFLLDFSYPTAPAGVRDPWPAVQPGDHRMPGTTHWQGSHHEHHPHRSAVAGYGDHHAYNGQGSSSGGGGAPMIPGGFELPSDECMAGVAADSSCALSLLSTQPWDSSAHSSSHNRSPAMSTTSAFQGSPVAPSVMASNYMAASSSGSWGSPRGARSMQHHHHHMQHDTVMSEVHPSSVHHGQFGELELALQQGRASPNPPHAEHGSGGAFSHSSNAMNWSL; translated from the exons atggagaccgggggcagcggcggcggcgatggcggcgggagACGGCCCGGGGACGACCTCCACGGGCTCAACTTCGGCCAGAAGATCTACTTCGAGCAGGAAGTGGCTGGGTCCTCCTCCTCGGGTGGCAGGAAGGGCAAGGGCCCCGCCCCCgcccgagcaggaggtggaggtggagggtcagGAGCCTCCACCCCCGTGGCCGGCGGCAACGCCTCGCAGCCGAGGTGCCAGGTGGAGGGGTGCGGCGTGGATCTGAGCGGCGGCAAGACCTACTACTGCCGCCACAAGGTGTGCTTGGAGCACTCCAAGGCGccgctcgtcgtcgtcgccggcatcGAGCAGCGCTTCTGCCAGCAGTGCAGCAG GTTTCACCAGCTACCTGAATTTGACCAAGGAAAACGAAGCTGCCGCCGACGCCTCGCCGGTCATAACGAGCGCCGGAGGAAGCCGCCGCCCGGGCCTATGTCTACACGCTATGGCCGGCTTGCTGCGTCCTTCAACG AAGATCCAGGGAGGCTCAGAAGCTTTCTGCTGGATTTCTCGTACCCGACGGCCCCGGCCGGCGTGAGGGACCCGTGGCCGGCCGTTCAGCCCGGCGACCACCGCATGCCTGGCACCACCCACTGGCAGGGCAGCCATCATGAACACCACCCTCACCGCAGTGCAGTTGCGGGATACGGCGACCACCACGCGTACAACGGCCAGGGGAGCAGCTCGGGGGGAGGCGGCGCGCCGATGATCCCGGGCGGCTTCGAGCTCCCCTCGGACGAATGTATGGCGGGTGTCGCCGCCGACTCCAGCTGTGCTCTCTCTCTTCTGTCAACTCAGCCATGGGATAGTAGTGCCCACAGCTCCAGCCACAACCGGTCCCCGGCGATGTCGACGACCAGCGCCTTCCAGGGCAGCCCGGTGGCGCCCTCCGTCATGGCCAGCAACTACATGGCGGCAAGCAGCAGCGGCTCCTGGGGCAGCCCCCGGGGCGCCAGGAGCATGCAGCACCACCACCATCACATGCAGCATGACACGGTCATGAGCGAGGTCCATCCGAGCTCGGTTCACCACGGCCAgttcggcgagctcgagctcgcgcTGCAGCAGGGAAGGGCCTCGCCGAACCCGCCGCACGCCGAGCACGGGTCCGGCGGGGCCTTCAGCCACTCCAGCAACGCGATGAACTGGTCTCTGTAG